Proteins encoded in a region of the Populus alba chromosome 13, ASM523922v2, whole genome shotgun sequence genome:
- the LOC140954413 gene encoding trans-resveratrol di-O-methyltransferase-like: MAKGIAEAFAHMDCTVFDLPRVVSDLQGSKNLKYVGGNMFEAVPPADWTLHDWSDEDCAKILTQCKHVITSKGQQKVGKVIIIDIVRGSQNGEESNETQLLWDLEMMVTVTGLERNEMEWAKLFFDAGFISYKIHNVLGTRALIELHP; encoded by the exons ATGGCCAAGGGCATCGCAGAAGCGTTTGCGCACATGGACTGCACTGTGTTTGATCTCCCGCGTGTGGTTTCTGACTTGCAAGGCAGCAAAAACTTGAAGTATGTTGGAGGGAATATGTTTGAGGCAGTTCCTCCTGCAGAC TGGACACTGCATGACTGGAGTGATGAAGACTGCGCGAAAATACTAACGCAATGCAAACATGTAATTACGAGCAAGGGCCAGCAGAAGGTTGGGAAGGTGATAATCATAGACATAGTGAGAGGGAGCCAAAACGGCGAGGAGTCAAATGAAACGCAACTGCTTTGGGATCTAGAAATGATGGTGACTGTTACTGGCCTAGAAAGGAATGAAATGGAGTGGGCTAAGCTCTTCTTTGATGCAGGTTTCATCAGCTATAAGATACATAACGTGCTTGGCACAAGAGCTCTCATTGAGCTTCATCCTTGA